A segment of the Rattus rattus isolate New Zealand chromosome 4, Rrattus_CSIRO_v1, whole genome shotgun sequence genome:
GGAACCGGAGAGGAAGGCTGGGACAGGTATGGCTGAACCTGCCAACCCCTCAGCCGAGTACGGAAGGTCTGAGGCCTGCTGAGCGGTTGCTTACCTGCCAAGGTAAACGCCGAAGAGGGGCTGGGAGAGAGCGCCCTCCCCCAACATGCCCTGCAAGGCGGTGGTGGCACCCCCTGAAGACAGGCCAGGGTAGGCCAGGCCCATGATGCCATCAAATTGGGCATAGACAAAATTGGTACCAGGCTCGTTCTCACTCAGGCCAAACTCCTGGTTGGGAACCTGAATGCTTTGGACCTGGGGACGGAGGTTAAAATACAAGATAGTGACAATCCAGACTAGACCTCCCTCTTCCAGACCCTTTCCCCAGAGACGTCTTGTTCATCTCCACTcaagtccccacccccaccttggtAAGTCTGGCAGGAGCCATACTCTCTTTCCAGGGCCAGCTCTAACAGTATCAGAATCTCTGCCCCtgtcccacccctctctcctcagCAGAGCTTATGTTCCTGAAGGAAAATGGCCACAACCAAAGGGTTCATCATGGCTTCCCTGGCTCCTGACATGAAATGAGGGTCAGCAGGTGAGTGGATGAGGTCTTGTGCTGACGCCCGTCCTATGAACAGCGATTCCATCACATATCAGGGGCTTTGCCTAACgtcctcatcttcctcccatccccccagcCAGGAGTAGAGAACCTCACTCACGGTCAGAGTGTCATAGCCGAAGAAGCCAGTGAGGCTGCCAGTGCCGTACTGCAGGGAGAAGGTCTGCCCTTCGGTGTAGTAAGTGGAGGACTTGCTGGGGTTGAAGCGGGCGTGTGTGGCTGCAAGGAGAGACAGGGCATAGAGCACAGGCTGGTGAGTGGAGGACTTTGTGCTCTCAGGCCCAGAACGTGCCATCCCTCCTCAGTCTGTGCTTAAACTCCAAGAGGTTTTAGCATCCCCTACTTAGGACCCCAAGTCAAGGGGTGACCAGCTGAGGCTTCCAACCTCGAGTCACCGGTGACCTGAGAGCCTCCTGTGGCTTACAGGGAAAGCTCTGAGACTATGGCTTGTGTCTCTGGACAGGGTAGGTTAGACCTCCTTCTGCGTCTTAGGTCACAGAAGAGTCCTAGCACAGACCAATGGTGACCACTCGCTCCCCCTTAGGGGTGAATGGGCCTCTAAGCACGCCTTCATCCTACGGCCTCCGCCCCTTCAAGAAGCTGCCTACACCAAGATCCTGAGTAGCATGAGATAGGACCAAAGAGAGACTCCTTGGACCAGAGGCAGTAGGATTCCAAGGCTCTTCCGTGGACCGAACTACTGCAGGACAAGACCACATCCAGTATTGCTCCAACCCATCCTTTAGACATGCATGATGCAAGCATGAGAGGTGAGGTCATGTGGGGTGAATAGATGGTGGGATTGACTGTTGTGAAACAGAATAGCCATTGCCCAGGAGAAAAAGGGATGCCATTGTCCGGGCCATCGGGATGGGTAAGGGGGGATAATGGAGTGGGTAAGGTGGGCCTGCACCGGGGAAGGTATATACTGCTTAGCAAGAAAGGCAATGGAGCCACCCAGCTGCAGGGCCAGCCTCTTGACGTGGCTTGGATATGTCTGTCATGTGACTGCCGAACACCGCCATCCTCTCCAGGAGTGGATTTCCTCCCAGCATTCTCAGGGAGGTATCTGTCCCCTTCGCCCCCCATCCAGCACTCACTGCAGGCCTCGCTCTGGCAGTAGACAGAAGACACCCACAGGTTGGAGGAGCCGGTGTCGAAAAGGACCAGGAAGTTCTGGGGTGGAGTCCCGATGCTGATCTCACCGAAGTAGGAAGCCTGATGGGGTAGGGGTGTCACGGGGCAAACTGCTTAGTTCTGAGGGTTCCAAGGGCTTAGCAATGCCAAAAGTAACAGAAAGGGACCCAGCAGCTGTCCTCCAGACCACACCAAAACCGCTGGCCCAATTCTCCCCTCAAAACCTTCCCCAAGCTACAAGACACAAGGCTTCTTTTGTGGGCTCAGCTGCAGAGGCAGAAAGGACTCCCCACCTTCGCCCCCCATCCCGAAGCTCTTCCATCAGCTGCCTATAGCAGACTAGAAGAAGAATGTGCACCCCAGGGTAGGAAGGTGGTATGGATAGAGACTCCCCGAGAGGTGTTGAGACTTACATCCATGTAGGCCATGGGCTCATAGAGTACACTGTAGTCACCGAAGTTGCCGAAGTGGTACTTCTGGCCAGGGTCATACTTGTGGGTCTTCAGAAAGTCTTTAAGGACACCCCGTTCCTTCATGGTCTCACGGatactcttcattttcttcagggGGACCCTGCCGAAGGCTGTATGTCAGGCCCAGgccctgccttcttcttctttcttccttgtctccttctatttctctctttgtctctgtgtgtctgtctctctgtctctctgtctctgtctgtctgtccatctgtctgtctgtctcctggctCTGTCTGTGTGCCTCAGTCTCTCTTCCAGTCTGCCCCCCATGCATGtggcatctctctgtctccccatctctCACTCTCGCTTCTTTCTAGCTTTCCCCCCTTCCgtcttcttttccattctctctctctctctctctctctctctctctctctctctctccctccccccccctcaggGAGTCATCCTGTAATTCTCCCTCAGGAGCTGGAGGGTGACTTGGAGAATTATTCTTGTTACAATCAGCAcatgtctcaggctggcctcagacttaatATGTATCAGAGAGTGACCtctaactcctgatcctccttcttctacctcctatgcatgtgccaccacactcaatCTATAGAGCGCCAGGGGTCAAAGCCAGAGTGGCAGAggtgctaggcaagcatcctaccaacGGAGCTACATCCTAGGCCACGCTGCTACACTTTTTGAATAGTGCCAGAGAAACAGGCTCAGTCCAAAGAATCCTTTCCCTTGGTGGGTCTTCCAGCATCGATCACCAGACCACACCAACCTCCAGCCCACGTGACAGAGCATGGGGTAAAGGGAATAGTACTTACTGGTAGCTTTACAGCCTAGGGACATCCCTGTGCCTCTTGGGACAGTCCATAGCTTGGGAGTTCCAGAGTTAGAGCTTAGGAGTCATGGCTTCTGCCCATGTCACCATAAAGTGTGGTCTAAGAGCTCCTGGCTGCCAATGCCCAGGGTCTCtgtagatccacctgcctgcaaCCGCAACCTAGAATTCctcttacttttattctttttccatcTCAATTCCTCTTTCTCATAGGACTCTACATTTCAGGATTTCTCTGGTTAAACCTTCGCGGGAGCCACACCATTCACCTCTACTGTGGTTGCACAAACGCAAGCTTATGGGAGGATAAGCTGGCCTTTCACCCCAGAAACTACCAGGTCGCAGgcctggtgagagggctcagcagggaaaggtgctGCTGCCAGGCCTGAAGGCTTGTGTGTAGTTCCTAGCACTGTACGGTAGAAGGAGGCCCTGACTCCTGCCATccgtcctccgacctccacatatATTCAGTGGCACAGGTACactcatctccccaccccacatacacaaGATCAATTTTAAAACGAGAAACTTGAGtcgtaatttaaaaaaaaaaaaaagaaatcgagAGCTATCAAATTTTACAGATGCTCAAATCCCTGGGTATTACTTACGACCTGCATGAATCCTCCCCACCACTTCAAAGTCTCTCTAGGTCACTATTAATACCTACAAAGGGACTAAAggcatggctcaggggttaaaaagCACTGtttgccgggttggggatttagctcagtggtagagcgcttgcctagcaagcgcaaggccctgggttggtccccagctccaggggaaaaaaaaaaaaaaagcactgtttgCTTTCCCAGAAGAGCAGGCTTCAAGTCTCAGCACCTACAACCTGTTGTAATGcctgtcccaggggatctgacacctccacGGGCACCGGGCACCGGGCACCGGGCTCCAGGTTCCCACGTAAGGCTCTCGGAGCCTAGAGCTGTTCTCCGGTCTCACCTGAGCAGGGATGCCTCCAAGAGCGGGAGGCAGAGCAAGGCTACCACCATCCACTTCATGATGCCGGTTCGCAGCTGGTCTCACAGGAAGAAATCCCTTCGAGCTCAACCGTTGCGGTGGAGTGAAGATCTGAGCAGGACGCCTTCCTTTTATATTAGCCAGGAGCTAGCCCAGCCCCCTGACTCCCCTGGGCAAGCATGACCCTCCCCTCCCGCCCCGCCCCAAACCAAGATGTCCCTTGGACTGCGTGTATCAatggtttctgtgtgtttttccttCTGGAGCAGGACCAGGACACTTTTCATCTTATTGACTTTTTTAATTCAAGCAGGGAAGGCCAGGAGGTAAAAGCGATTGGAAGAACAAAGCCGCCGCACAGTGGAGTGGCAAAGATTCATTACTCActgccttgggaagcagaggtgcGATACAGGCCTTTGGGCTTGAAGAAGGGGCCATGATGGTTGGTTCCTCGAGCTTGGCGCTAGTGTCATTTGGAAACAAATAAGTCTTTGTTTCTGGGCCTTGTCCTGTTCCCTGTAGGGTGCTAACAGGAACCTCATCTCCCCACTAAATGCCAAGAGcagacccccacctccaccccaggcTGTAGCCACCAAAATGTCTTCAGACATTGCTTGTTTCCCCTCGGAGACAAGTCCTCGAGGAACCACCAGCAGGCAACATACTTGGAGGTCCGACTTAAGTCTTGTTTCCCAATCCCCCTTAAACTTCTGGGAGCTAGGGTTCAGAGGGTCGGGGGCTAAAGGGCCGAGAATCAGTTTGATGGCTAGGTTCACAGTGGTAGCAGTCTGTGGTGGCAGTACTGATGACAAGACCGGGGCTGGCAGATGACGTCAGAGTAGAGTGGGAAGCTTTCGGCATTTCAGCCAGGAATCACCCCCAGAGGAGAACCACACCATACGGGCCATATGAACCGTATCCTCAGAGCAGGGTGTGGACGGAGGGGCCACACCCGcaccttgctgtttctcctgttgtctcttttccctctctgttgTTACCTGGAAGCTTTATTTGGTTAGGGGCTTGGGGGTTGAACCTAGGGTCTCGTATGTGCCAGTCAACTCTGAACTACACCCCAGTCTGTTTTGTGGATGTGTTCGAGTGGTGCATGTGCGtgttcacatatatgtgcaccTGCATTCATCTATGCAGGTAcaagcagaagacagaggctgATGTCAGAATGTCTTCTTCGGTTGCGTATCtacctaattttttaaattttcaaataaatttcaaTGTTTTACT
Coding sequences within it:
- the Pgc gene encoding gastricsin, which gives rise to MKWMVVALLCLPLLEASLLRVPLKKMKSIRETMKERGVLKDFLKTHKYDPGQKYHFGNFGDYSVLYEPMAYMDASYFGEISIGTPPQNFLVLFDTGSSNLWVSSVYCQSEACTTHARFNPSKSSTYYTEGQTFSLQYGTGSLTGFFGYDTLTVQSIQVPNQEFGLSENEPGTNFVYAQFDGIMGLAYPGLSSGGATTALQGMLGEGALSQPLFGVYLGSQQGSNGGQIVFGGVDENLYTGEITWVPVTQELYWQITIDDFLIGDQASGWCSSQGCQGIVDTGTSLLVMPAQYLSELLQTIGAQEGEYGYFVSCDSVSSLPTLSFVLNGVQFPLSPSSYIIQEDDICMVGLESISLTSESGQPLWILGDVFLRSYYAIFDMGNNKVGLATSV